A single Biomphalaria glabrata chromosome 2, xgBioGlab47.1, whole genome shotgun sequence DNA region contains:
- the LOC106077639 gene encoding mas-related G-protein coupled receptor member D-like — protein sequence MTMLNYSHLSGLRRILSDTSVFANVSVLIYDQTDNEGEYISDFARTIFIFVNHVIVDMSICVFGIVGNCLSITVFLKQGLSKSVNLSLFAMSVSDLIGLTFQVWHNFCMNPYLEQSDLPIDFLDVQILTAGTPNVAMTRITCWLTMYITAERCVSVLFPLKVGRIVTFPRRVVIIVFCFSVNLAFFLPLYASYYLTFKFYPESNKTKLGISVQENHDMLIYVMNASHAYLSIISFVGVIMNTAILVVTLKRKAKWRKSATLGQNKIETLAIRDKKTELLVVTVATVLVVCYAPGVTCALIEIVFPEFNFDNKLENLYHVMWSFCFLFSSINASINVIVFYNMSSKYRNTLQEIFSSLNSTHSKKKQRKI from the coding sequence ATGACAATGTTGAACTACAGCCACTTGTCAGGTTTAAGGAGAATACTCTCAGACACCTCAGTCTTTGCTAATGTTTCTGTCCTGATCTATGACCAGACGGATAATGAGGGCGAGTACATTAGTGACTTCGCCAGAACCATATTTATCTTTGTCAACCATGTTATTGTTGATATGAGTATTTGTGTCTTTGGAATAGTCGGCAATTGTCTAAGTATTACAGTATTCTTAAAGCAAGGGCTGAGCAAGTCTGTCAACTTGAGTTTGTTCGCCATGTCCGTCTCTGACCTCATTGGTCTGACCTTTCAAGTCTGGCACAATTTTTGTATGAACCCTTACCTGGAACAGTCAGACTTACCTATTGACTTCTTGGATGTCCAAATTTTAACCGCTGGAACGCCAAACGTTGCAATGACCCGCATCACATGTTGGCTAACTATGTacatcacagctgagagatgtGTTTCAGTGCTGTTTCCATTGAAAGTAGGTCGCATCGTCACATTTCCAAGACGTGTTGTGAttattgtcttttgttttagcGTTAATTTAGCATTCTTTCTGCCTCTATACGCCTCTTACTATTTAACTTTCAAGTTTTACCCAGAGTCAAATAAAACCAAACTTGGAATATCTGTCCAAGAAAACCATGACATGTTGATCTATGTGATGAACGCTTCCCACGCCTATCTGTCcatcatttcatttgttggGGTTATAATGAATACAGCTATTCTTGTGGTCACTTTGAAAAGAAAGGCCAAGTGGAGAAAGAGCGCTACCTTAGGCCAGAACAAAATCGAGACACTGGCCATCCGGGATAAGAAAACTGAACTACTTGTGGTAACAGTGGCCACAGTCCTTGTCGTCTGCTATGCTCCAGGGGTCACGTGCGCCTTGATAGAAATTGTGTTTCCTGAGTTTAACTTTGACAATAAATTAGAAAACTTGTACCACGTGATGTGGTCCTTCTGTTTCCTGTTTAGCTCTATAAACGCCAGTATCAATGTCATAGTATTTTACAATATGAGCTCTAAATATAGAAACACACTTCAAGAAATATTCTCAAGCTTAAATTCCACACACtccaaaaaaaagcaaagaaaaatctag
- the LOC129924734 gene encoding mas-related G-protein coupled receptor member D-like, whose product MSTVSYSHLPGVRRILSDTSVFANVSVLIYDQTDTEGKYISDFTRSIFIFVNHVIVDMSICVFGIVGNCLSITVFLKQGLRKSVNLSLFAITVSDLIGLTFQVWHNFCLNPFLELADLPVNFFDIQILTAGTPNVAMTRITCWLTMYITAERCVSVLFPLKVGSIVTFPRRVVIIVFCFSVNLAFFLPLYASYYLTFKFYPEFNKTKLGISVKENHDMILNTSHALLSIISFVGVIINTTILVVTLKRKAKWRKSATLGQNKIETLAIRDKKTVLLVVTVATVLVVCYAPGVTCALIEIVLPEFNFEKKLENLYHVMWSFCFLLNSINASINVIVFYNMSSKYRNTLQDIFSSLNSKNKSKVKCTILTRMF is encoded by the coding sequence ATGTCCACGGTGAGCTACAGCCACTTGCCAGGTGTAAGGAGAATACTCTCAGACACCTCAGTCTTTGCTAATGTTTCTGTCCTGATCTATGACCAGACGGATACTGAAGGCAAGTACATTAGCGACTTCACCAGATCCATATTTATCTTTGTCAACCATGTTATTGTTGATATGAGTATATGTGTCTTTGGAATAGTCGGCAATTGTCTAAGTATTACAGTATTCTTAAAGCAGGGACTGCGCAAGTCTGTGAACTTGAGTCTGTTCGCCATAACCGTCTCTGACCTCATTGGTCTAACTTTTCAAGTATGGcacaatttttgtttgaatcCTTTCCTGGAACTGGCAGACTTACCTGTTAATTTCTTCGATATCCAAATCTTAACCGCTGGAACGCCAAACGTTGCCATGACACGCATCACATGTTGGCTAACTATGTacatcacagctgagagatgtGTTTCAGTGCTGTTTCCATTGAAAGTAGGTAGCATCGTCACATTTCCAAGACGTGTTGTGAttattgtcttttgttttagcGTTAATTTAGCATTCTTTCTGCCTCTATACGCCTCTTACTATTTAACTTTCAAGTTTTACCCAGAGTTTAATAAAACCAAACTTGGAATATCTGTCAAAGAAAACCACGACATGATTCTCAACACTTCTCACGCCTTACTGTCAATAATTTCATTTGTTGGAGTTATAATTAACACAACTATTCTTGTGGTCACTTTGAAAAGAAAGGCCAAGTGGAGAAAGAGTGCTACCTTAGGCCAGAACAAAATCGAGACACTGGCCATCAGGGATAAGAAAACTGTACTGCTTGTGGTAACAGTGGCTACAGTCCTTGTCGTCTGCTACGCTCCAGGGGTCACGTGCGCCTTGATTGAAATTGTGTTACCTGAGTTTAACTTTGAAAAGAAATTAGAAAACTTGTACCACGTGATGTGGTCCTTCTGTTTCCTGTTAAACTCCATCAACGCCAGTATCAATGTCATAGTCTTTTACAACATgagttctaaatatagaaatacaCTTCAAGACATTTTCTCAAGCttaaattctaaaaataaaagcaaagtgaaatgcACCATTTTAACAAGaatgttttaa